ATTAACCTTCAATTTCAATCTTTGTCAAACTATGACGCAGTAACGAGCCGTAGTTATATTTCCCCGGACAGACAAAAGTGCATAACGACAAATCTTCTTCATCCAGTTCCAGGCATCCCAGTTCTTTTGCCTGCTCGGTGTCTTCGGTAATCAAAGCCCGCAGCAGAAACGTCGGAAGGATATCCAGAGGCATGACTTTTTCGTAAGTTCCAATCGGAATCATTGCCCGCTTGCTGCCTTCGCTAGACGTGGTAAAGGGAAACTTTTTCCCTGCGCCCAACCAGGAAGAAGCAAATACGGGAACGATTGAGAATTTCTCGAACCCTGGTCCCATCCAACCCAGAAAGTCGCGATGATGGCCTTCTTTCAGTACGGTTACCTGTAATGCATGGCGACCGAGATAAGCAAAGGGGCCTTCCGCAGTACGCCCAGACAGCGCAGAACCGGAAATGACACGATTGTCGCCTTCTTCCAGATTTCCCTCTGTCAAATCCAGCAGACTGGCCCCCATAATCGTTCTGACCAGTTTGGGATTTTTCACCACGGGGCCGGCGATGGAAATCACTCGCTCAGTGCTAAGCTTGCCTGTCGCAAATAATTTTCCGATGGCAATGACATCCTGGTAATTGATCGTCCAGACCGTTTTCTTCTCACTCACCGGATCCAGAAAATGGATATGCGTCCCTGGTAAGCCGGCAGGATGTGGCCCACCAAACTCTTCAACCGAGACAAAATCCAGATCGCAACCAGGAAGATTGGTTCCGGGTGCTTTACAGAGAAAGAGTTTCCCTGAAGTCAGAGT
This window of the Gimesia fumaroli genome carries:
- a CDS encoding Na(+)-translocating NADH-quinone reductase subunit A → MITIKKGLDLPIAGEPSALIENGPEVRSVALIGPDYVGMKPTLAVEVGDTVKKGQLLFSDKKTEGVIYTSPAAGKITEINRGAKRAFQSMVIELQGDEEESFTSYGEGDLSNLTREQVQENLLQSGLWTSLRTRPYSRVPVPGTEPHSIFVTAIDTSPLAPPPEVILSEEPRAFTQGLQVLHTLTSGKLFLCKAPGTNLPGCDLDFVSVEEFGGPHPAGLPGTHIHFLDPVSEKKTVWTINYQDVIAIGKLFATGKLSTERVISIAGPVVKNPKLVRTIMGASLLDLTEGNLEEGDNRVISGSALSGRTAEGPFAYLGRHALQVTVLKEGHHRDFLGWMGPGFEKFSIVPVFASSWLGAGKKFPFTTSSEGSKRAMIPIGTYEKVMPLDILPTFLLRALITEDTEQAKELGCLELDEEDLSLCTFVCPGKYNYGSLLRHSLTKIEIEG